The Faecalibacterium prausnitzii genome includes a window with the following:
- the thyX gene encoding FAD-dependent thymidylate synthase, whose product MKIIEPKYEILTDISEGGIKELQQIERVARVCYKSEDKITPDGESAKKLVGFLVKQGHEAMLEHSQLSVLFTCDRAIANELVRHRIASFAQESTRYCNYSKEKFGNELTFIWPSYVRGEQYCELNDSEVTIKSSFLEAMTYAEKDYKLMIANGMRPEQARCVLPLCLKTEIVVTANYREWRNIFKLRTPVAAHPQMRELMCPLLKELQSKIPVVFDDIYTYWPEDDQTGKESVEK is encoded by the coding sequence ATGAAAATCATTGAACCTAAGTACGAAATCCTCACTGATATTTCTGAGGGCGGCATCAAGGAACTGCAGCAGATCGAGCGGGTGGCCCGTGTCTGCTACAAGAGCGAGGATAAGATCACGCCGGACGGTGAGTCGGCAAAGAAGCTGGTGGGCTTTCTGGTGAAGCAGGGGCATGAGGCTATGCTGGAGCATTCTCAGCTGTCCGTGCTGTTTACCTGTGACCGGGCCATTGCCAATGAGCTGGTGCGGCACCGCATTGCGAGCTTTGCGCAGGAGAGCACTCGGTACTGCAACTACTCGAAGGAGAAGTTTGGCAATGAGCTTACGTTCATCTGGCCGTCCTATGTCCGTGGTGAGCAGTATTGCGAACTGAACGATAGCGAGGTTACGATCAAAAGCTCGTTCTTGGAAGCTATGACTTATGCCGAAAAGGACTACAAGCTGATGATAGCTAACGGTATGCGTCCCGAACAGGCTCGCTGCGTGCTGCCGCTGTGCCTGAAGACCGAAATCGTGGTGACTGCCAATTACCGTGAGTGGCGCAACATCTTCAAGCTGCGTACTCCTGTGGCAGCTCATCCTCAGATGCGTGAGCTGATGTGCCCGCTGCTGAAGGAACTGCAGAGCAAGATCCCGGTGGTGTTCGATGATATTTACACATACTGGCCGGAGGATGACCAGACGGGAAAGGAAAGCGTGGAGAAGTAA
- a CDS encoding TFIIB-type zinc ribbon-containing protein, giving the protein MARTVKCPSCGAELTVKDDNRDFMFCEFCGTKVRLDDYQETHRYVNEAEVQRVKAEKELELKRMEAYTKREEQAGKQFITLMSICLGVALFCVLISRFM; this is encoded by the coding sequence ATGGCACGGACGGTAAAATGCCCTAGCTGCGGTGCTGAACTGACAGTGAAAGACGACAACAGGGACTTTATGTTTTGCGAGTTCTGTGGGACGAAGGTTCGGTTGGATGACTATCAGGAGACGCACCGGTATGTAAATGAAGCGGAAGTCCAGCGAGTGAAGGCTGAGAAAGAGCTGGAGCTTAAAAGGATGGAAGCTTATACAAAAAGAGAAGAGCAAGCTGGTAAGCAATTCATAACGTTAATGTCTATCTGTTTGGGTGTTGCACTATTCTGTGTGCTAATTAGTAGATTTATGTAA
- a CDS encoding DUF2800 domain-containing protein, which produces MQWNDHSRLTGQHAFLGASKYHWLNYDAQRLADAYLSFQAKEKGTRLHAFAAECITLRQKLPKSKKTLNAYVNDAIGFRMIPEMVLYYSENCFGTADAISFNDDLLRIHDLKTGAVPAHMEQLFIYAALFCMEYGIRPKDIQFEARIYQNDDVWIENPTYEDIDPIIEKIREFDKVIAELKLGAVA; this is translated from the coding sequence ATGCAATGGAACGATCATTCGAGGCTCACGGGGCAGCATGCTTTCCTCGGAGCCAGTAAGTATCATTGGCTCAACTACGACGCACAGCGTTTGGCCGATGCGTACTTGAGCTTTCAAGCAAAAGAAAAAGGCACGAGGCTTCACGCATTTGCAGCAGAGTGCATTACACTCCGGCAGAAGTTGCCCAAAAGCAAAAAGACGCTCAATGCCTATGTCAATGACGCAATTGGCTTTCGCATGATTCCTGAGATGGTTCTCTACTACAGTGAGAACTGCTTTGGAACTGCAGATGCGATTTCGTTCAACGACGATCTTCTCCGCATCCATGATCTTAAAACCGGAGCTGTTCCTGCACATATGGAACAGCTCTTTATTTATGCTGCTCTGTTCTGCATGGAATACGGGATTCGACCGAAAGATATTCAGTTTGAGGCTCGTATCTACCAGAATGACGATGTTTGGATCGAAAATCCTACTTATGAGGATATTGACCCCATCATCGAGAAGATTCGCGAGTTTGATAAGGTAATTGCAGAATTGAAGTTAGGAGCAGTAGCATGA
- a CDS encoding helix-turn-helix domain-containing protein, producing MNQIEKDVRTYFGIPSNESVLEHYGTKRHSGRYPWGSGKTPYQHSGDFLSRVNELKKNGLSEKNILETINNGMPDEYKMGLTEFRIALQKAGHDRKALEYDQIRALKDDGLGWKAIGDKLGMSESSVRSKYNNGIGEKASQAEKIAETLRKEVDKKGMIDISEGANQVLGVSESKLDEAAYILEAEYGYKRYGVGIRQPTNVRQQTNITVLAKPEYDQKYAYQHQDQIDSLGDYHSDDGGDTFTKLQRPASLDSNRVAIRYGDEGGLDKDGVMEIRRGVPDLDLGKSHYAQVRILVDGDHYLKGMAVYSDDLPDGVDIMFNTNKPSGTPKMKVLKEAKADPDNPFGAAIKANGQSTYIGADGKEHLSPINKLKEEGDWDTMSRNVSSQFLSKQPKKLIENQLKLTVADYQAQYDEIMQYDNPTVKKKLLNDFADTCEGTSMTLKASAFPGQSTKVILPINKIKETEAYCPTYENGTQLALIRYPHAGTFEIPIVTVNNKNLHGKRNLGQIQDAIGINAKVAERLSGADFDGDTVMAIPMSDKVKIKSTRPLDDLKDFDPKTAYAVPEGNPNHVRLMKKEEKQKEMGIISNLITDMTLRGADEKELARAVKHSMVVIDAEKHKLDYKRSERENGIQELKQKWQIRVDEEGNEKYGGASTLLSRRKQTVRVPERRGSVRVDKESGEYIYKESGRTFTDPKTGRERLAEDTVSLISETKDARTLSSGTIQENLYADFSNKLKAMANQARKEAVNMKGIQRDPQAAKTYATEVASLKEKYNNMIANKPKERKAMLIANANIKAKIQEQGLNPAIDKKEIKKISSVEMQRARDSVGASGRKSKVTFTDKEWEAVQAGAISDNMLTKFLNSSDSDEIVKRAMPKTTSVMSSAKMSKAKAMLRSGYTYKEIAQACGVPESTVYSALNK from the coding sequence ATGAACCAGATCGAGAAAGATGTCCGCACCTATTTTGGCATTCCTTCCAACGAAAGCGTTTTGGAGCACTATGGCACCAAACGTCATTCCGGTCGCTATCCGTGGGGCTCTGGCAAGACTCCATACCAGCATTCTGGCGACTTTCTCTCGCGTGTGAACGAATTGAAGAAAAACGGTCTGTCTGAGAAAAATATTCTTGAAACCATCAATAACGGCATGCCGGACGAGTATAAAATGGGGCTTACGGAGTTCCGCATTGCTTTACAGAAGGCGGGCCACGACCGCAAGGCTCTGGAGTACGATCAGATTCGTGCATTAAAGGATGACGGCCTGGGCTGGAAAGCCATCGGAGATAAGCTCGGCATGAGTGAGTCGAGCGTCCGATCCAAATACAATAACGGAATTGGCGAAAAAGCAAGTCAAGCTGAAAAAATTGCCGAAACTTTGAGAAAAGAAGTAGACAAGAAAGGCATGATCGATATTTCGGAAGGTGCCAACCAGGTTCTGGGCGTGTCCGAAAGCAAGCTGGATGAAGCGGCATATATTCTGGAAGCAGAATATGGCTATAAGCGTTACGGCGTTGGTATTCGGCAGCCGACAAATGTTCGTCAGCAGACCAATATCACGGTGCTTGCAAAGCCTGAATATGACCAGAAGTATGCTTATCAGCACCAGGATCAAATTGATTCGCTGGGTGATTATCATAGCGATGATGGTGGTGACACCTTTACGAAGCTTCAGCGTCCGGCAAGCCTAGATTCCAACCGCGTTGCAATTCGATACGGCGATGAAGGCGGCCTGGATAAGGACGGCGTCATGGAAATTCGCCGTGGTGTACCCGATCTCGACCTTGGCAAGAGCCATTATGCGCAGGTTCGCATCCTTGTAGATGGCGATCATTACCTGAAGGGCATGGCTGTTTATTCAGACGACCTTCCGGATGGTGTGGACATCATGTTCAATACCAATAAGCCTTCGGGAACTCCCAAAATGAAGGTTTTGAAGGAGGCAAAAGCTGACCCCGACAACCCGTTTGGTGCAGCTATCAAAGCGAATGGCCAAAGTACGTACATCGGTGCGGATGGTAAAGAACATTTGTCACCTATCAACAAACTGAAAGAAGAAGGTGATTGGGATACGATGTCCCGCAACGTTTCTTCTCAGTTTCTATCCAAGCAACCGAAGAAGCTGATTGAGAACCAGCTGAAACTTACCGTTGCAGATTATCAGGCGCAGTATGATGAGATCATGCAGTACGATAATCCGACGGTCAAGAAGAAGTTGCTCAATGATTTTGCAGATACCTGCGAAGGCACCTCGATGACCTTGAAAGCATCGGCATTCCCTGGACAGTCTACCAAGGTCATTCTTCCCATCAATAAGATCAAGGAAACGGAGGCATACTGCCCGACTTACGAGAATGGTACGCAGCTCGCGCTGATTCGTTACCCTCATGCAGGCACTTTTGAGATTCCTATTGTTACTGTAAACAATAAGAACCTGCACGGCAAGCGCAATCTCGGCCAGATCCAGGATGCCATTGGCATCAATGCGAAGGTTGCAGAGCGTCTGTCTGGTGCTGACTTTGATGGCGATACCGTTATGGCTATTCCCATGTCCGACAAAGTCAAGATCAAGTCTACTCGTCCGCTCGATGACCTGAAAGACTTTGATCCTAAGACTGCTTATGCGGTTCCCGAAGGCAATCCCAATCATGTGCGCCTTATGAAAAAGGAAGAAAAGCAGAAAGAGATGGGCATCATCTCGAACCTGATTACGGACATGACGCTTCGGGGTGCCGATGAGAAAGAACTGGCCCGTGCGGTGAAGCACTCGATGGTAGTCATCGATGCTGAGAAGCATAAGTTGGACTATAAGCGCTCCGAGAGAGAGAACGGCATCCAAGAGCTGAAGCAGAAGTGGCAGATCCGTGTAGACGAAGAAGGCAACGAGAAGTATGGCGGTGCATCTACACTGCTGTCTCGCCGTAAGCAGACAGTCCGCGTTCCCGAACGCCGCGGAAGTGTGCGCGTGGATAAGGAATCCGGCGAGTACATCTACAAGGAGAGTGGGCGTACATTTACAGACCCCAAGACAGGGAGGGAGCGTCTGGCCGAGGACACAGTCAGCCTGATCTCCGAGACGAAGGATGCACGCACGCTGTCTTCTGGTACAATCCAGGAGAACTTGTATGCAGACTTCTCCAATAAGCTGAAGGCGATGGCTAATCAGGCCCGCAAAGAGGCAGTGAACATGAAGGGCATTCAGCGTGACCCGCAAGCAGCCAAGACCTATGCTACGGAAGTAGCTTCGCTGAAAGAAAAGTACAACAATATGATCGCTAACAAGCCAAAAGAGCGCAAGGCGATGCTTATCGCAAATGCCAACATCAAGGCTAAAATTCAGGAACAGGGTCTGAACCCTGCGATTGATAAGAAAGAGATCAAGAAGATCTCATCCGTCGAGATGCAGCGTGCCCGTGACTCTGTTGGTGCAAGTGGCCGCAAATCCAAGGTCACGTTCACTGATAAAGAATGGGAAGCTGTTCAAGCTGGCGCAATTTCGGACAACATGTTGACGAAATTCTTGAATTCTTCGGATTCTGACGAAATCGTAAAGCGCGCAATGCCGAAAACGACATCTGTTATGTCTTCTGCTAAGATGAGCAAAGCAAAAGCGATGCTCCGCAGCGGATACACGTACAAAGAAATCGCGCAGGCTTGCGGCGTACCAGAATCTACGGTTTATAGTGCGCTCAATAAATAA
- a CDS encoding DUF6275 family protein, which translates to MNNEAMMNRAKQLVADYFNAHADVTDGKKLTLEDVYIVWFCKTLQNWKALASTTVSDGMYYEITHNGDKCETYVDVYKKWDNKCVPD; encoded by the coding sequence ATGAACAACGAAGCAATGATGAACCGCGCAAAGCAGCTGGTAGCAGACTACTTCAATGCCCATGCGGACGTGACCGACGGCAAGAAACTGACGCTGGAGGATGTGTATATCGTGTGGTTCTGCAAGACGTTACAGAACTGGAAGGCACTGGCGAGCACCACCGTATCGGACGGGATGTATTACGAGATCACCCACAACGGCGACAAGTGTGAGACCTATGTGGACGTCTACAAGAAGTGGGATAACAAGTGCGTCCCGGACTAA
- a CDS encoding LamG domain-containing protein has protein sequence MDYQKHNFRSGQRLYASQLNGMDDAILELAEEMKNAGGLSIGTVTTGAQAAASIQDGKLNLVFPVTNMGGGSGISDAAKRYILALFENAAYKNGTMQATYNALKAEWGMGSGTTVTPSQPGTPDTPSDTLPTPLYKLAAQKTFVQSKKEFIDTGLKLFETVNDAMELTLLATFSVAAGTYTGSSPAVLFDCFNGGGNDQRGVLGCTWDKGNFGVNVYHSSGVSNTLVDNTKLQLAIQIKGGTYRMTQNGTFGAWNSISNYGTGKTVSKSLLIGASWTDANDVEVAGKSRFFVGTVYDFQVYNKVLTDTQVKTLLAEGLGGSTVTPSQPDTPSNGLPTPRYKLAAQKTFVPANKEFIDTGIKPFAAIDTGMNLTVYSTFTVADSAVNTVTVLLDCFSDLTNDQRGIMAATWTNGTVGMNMFTYGSHFVKIESGKKLKFLLQIKGTQFRFLSYGSMTEWKNIPNYAANKTVDRSLILGASWTASSGETTDGKARFFNGTVYDFQVFDTALTDAQITTLMEAN, from the coding sequence ATGGACTATCAGAAACACAATTTCAGGTCAGGGCAGCGCCTTTATGCTTCCCAGCTCAATGGCATGGACGACGCCATCCTTGAGCTTGCAGAAGAGATGAAGAATGCCGGTGGTCTTTCGATTGGCACGGTGACCACCGGTGCACAGGCCGCAGCAAGTATTCAGGATGGTAAACTGAACCTTGTGTTTCCCGTGACGAACATGGGCGGCGGAAGCGGCATCTCGGATGCAGCAAAGCGTTACATTCTGGCCCTGTTTGAGAATGCCGCCTACAAAAACGGCACGATGCAGGCGACCTACAATGCTCTGAAAGCAGAATGGGGGATGGGGTCCGGAACTACCGTCACGCCCAGCCAGCCGGGAACACCGGATACCCCCAGCGATACGCTGCCGACTCCGCTCTATAAGCTGGCCGCGCAGAAGACCTTTGTACAATCCAAGAAAGAGTTCATTGACACTGGGCTGAAGCTGTTCGAAACCGTGAACGATGCCATGGAGCTGACATTGCTTGCGACGTTCTCGGTCGCGGCGGGTACATACACCGGCAGCTCTCCGGCTGTGCTGTTCGACTGCTTCAATGGTGGTGGCAACGATCAGCGCGGTGTCCTGGGTTGCACCTGGGACAAAGGCAATTTCGGTGTCAACGTCTATCATTCTTCCGGCGTATCGAATACTCTGGTGGACAACACCAAGCTGCAGCTGGCCATTCAGATCAAGGGCGGCACATACCGCATGACCCAGAACGGAACATTTGGGGCCTGGAACAGCATCTCGAATTACGGGACCGGCAAGACAGTCTCCAAGAGCCTGCTCATCGGCGCTTCGTGGACCGACGCCAACGACGTCGAAGTCGCTGGCAAGTCCCGTTTCTTTGTCGGTACGGTGTACGACTTCCAGGTATATAACAAGGTGCTGACGGATACGCAGGTCAAGACCCTGCTGGCGGAAGGACTTGGTGGCAGCACTGTCACGCCCAGTCAGCCGGATACCCCCAGCAACGGCCTGCCGACGCCGCGCTATAAACTGGCCGCGCAGAAGACTTTTGTACCGGCCAACAAAGAATTTATCGACACTGGGATCAAGCCGTTCGCAGCCATCGACACCGGCATGAATCTGACGGTGTACTCAACCTTTACGGTGGCTGACAGTGCAGTTAATACGGTGACAGTTTTACTTGATTGCTTCAGCGATCTCACCAACGATCAGAGAGGCATCATGGCTGCAACATGGACCAACGGAACCGTGGGCATGAACATGTTCACCTATGGCAGTCACTTTGTCAAGATCGAATCCGGGAAGAAACTGAAGTTTCTGCTCCAGATCAAGGGAACGCAGTTCCGGTTCCTGTCGTACGGTTCCATGACCGAATGGAAGAACATCCCGAACTATGCCGCGAACAAGACCGTAGATCGTTCGCTGATCCTTGGTGCTTCGTGGACCGCCAGCTCAGGCGAAACTACGGACGGCAAGGCACGTTTCTTCAATGGCACGGTGTACGACTTCCAGGTATTCGACACGGCGCTGACCGATGCACAGATCACGACCCTGATGGAGGCAAACTGA
- a CDS encoding glycoside hydrolase family 55 protein, with protein sequence MVYDLNGTTLSTGGGSGMLNVLDYGFKGDGTTDNLAAFNDLVAARPGETLYFPKGVYAFSGKLVLDLCYMVLDNAELKCTAATKVNRFIEIRGKMTPPETPQQDMFIRGNGKVNANFKADDCIAVARQKCTLIDHISIQNFQRYGICGKFNDASMTNSDGQTEGNLSYELMVRNCLIETSLIYPDAVGIYDTGDSMYTDIVIMNVKTALSCSGSSIFHNVHAWCFDFNYSDNDTKKALLENTVFAYIRVNGPRFSDCYCDTYQRGFKFYDGRTLAYITNFRWYIAAETWPTGLTAYVFPANPTGQAMYKVFGADINGSGVTKFSDVDLSKQTNCRWYGIVHNLSDAPSTLQ encoded by the coding sequence ATGGTATACGACCTGAATGGCACCACCCTGAGCACAGGCGGCGGCAGCGGGATGCTGAACGTGCTGGACTATGGCTTCAAGGGAGACGGCACCACCGACAACCTGGCCGCATTCAACGATCTGGTGGCCGCGCGCCCCGGCGAAACGCTGTATTTCCCGAAGGGTGTGTATGCGTTTTCCGGCAAGCTGGTGCTCGACCTCTGCTACATGGTGCTCGACAACGCTGAGTTGAAGTGCACGGCGGCCACCAAAGTGAACCGCTTTATCGAGATCCGCGGCAAGATGACCCCGCCTGAAACGCCCCAACAGGACATGTTCATCCGGGGCAACGGTAAAGTCAACGCGAACTTCAAGGCAGACGACTGCATCGCCGTGGCACGGCAGAAATGCACCCTGATCGACCACATCTCCATCCAAAACTTCCAGCGGTACGGCATCTGCGGCAAATTCAACGACGCTTCGATGACCAACAGCGACGGCCAGACGGAAGGCAACCTCTCGTATGAGCTGATGGTGCGCAACTGTCTGATCGAGACGTCGCTGATCTATCCGGATGCAGTGGGCATTTACGACACCGGCGACTCCATGTACACCGATATCGTCATCATGAACGTGAAGACGGCGCTCTCGTGCAGCGGCAGCAGCATCTTTCACAACGTTCACGCCTGGTGCTTCGATTTCAATTACAGCGACAACGACACCAAGAAGGCCCTGCTGGAGAACACGGTCTTTGCGTACATTCGCGTGAATGGTCCCCGCTTCTCGGACTGCTACTGCGACACCTACCAGAGAGGATTCAAATTCTACGACGGGCGGACCCTTGCCTATATCACGAACTTCAGATGGTATATTGCTGCTGAAACCTGGCCCACCGGCCTGACGGCCTATGTCTTCCCGGCCAACCCGACCGGGCAGGCAATGTACAAGGTCTTTGGCGCGGACATCAACGGTTCGGGCGTGACCAAGTTCAGCGATGTGGACCTGAGCAAGCAGACGAACTGCCGCTGGTACGGCATCGTGCACAACCTGAGCGACGCGCCAAGCACGCTGCAATAA